GCAGTATTGCCAGAGAGATAGAGACGTATGGACTAAAGATAATAGATGTCGAGGAGACGGTAACCGAGATCAGCCCGCCGCCTCCTTACACGACAGAATCCCTAATCTACGACGCGTCGCGCCTAATGGGCTACTCGGCCCAGAAGACGATGAGGATAGCACAAGAACTCTTTGAGGCTGGTCTTATAACCTACCATAGGACTGACTCTACCCACGTATCGGGGCTTGGGCAGAGCATAGCAAGAGAGTACCTAGCCAGCAAAGAGAATCTCAACGACTTCCAGCCCCGCAGCTGGGGGCCACAGGGACACCACGAGGCAATTAGACCGACAAAACCCATTGATGGCGAGACGCTCCGGAAGTTGATAGCTCTTGGTGAGCTGCGAGTCCCAATAACGATGCGTGAGAGCCACTACCGGCTCTACGACCTTATCTTTCGCAGGTTCATAGCAAGTCAGGCGCGGCCAGCTAGACTAGTCCGCCGCCGCATAGTGCTGGGCAGTAACGAGTCCAAACTGCTGGCAGAGCTAGAGGTCTACGTCGCGGCACTAGAGGAGGGGTTCCACCGATACTACCCGATGCCTCGTGTATACCCCGCGTTGGCTGACTTGCGTAGAGGTGACGTAATAGGAGTTGAGAGAGTAGTCGTGAAACGCGGTTCAACGATATACCTATATAGCCACGGAGATGTAGTATCGCTTATGAAGGAACGTGGGCTTGGTAGGCCGAGCACATACGCTAAGATAATAGACGCTCTAAACCGTCACGGTTACATAATAGAGAGCAAGTATAGGAAAAGGCTAATACCAACAAAGCTTGGCATAGAAGTCTATGAATACCTAGAAGCAAACTACAACGAACTAGTATCCGAGGAGCGGACGAGAAAGCTAAACGAAGAGATAGAGGCCATAGCTTCAGGGAGAATAAGCCCACTAGCAGTAATCAATGAGTTATACAACGAGTTAGAGCACTTGCTAGAGGAGCCGATAATCCTAAAACCTGTAAAAGAAATGCATGCTGGCCACGAAGTCTAGCTTTTCAGCTCTTCTTAAACCTCCAGACGGTATCGCTAGGATCCGGTGCTGGTGGCATTCTCCTCTTATGTTCGCTAGCTTTATGCATCATGAGAACTCTCTCAACCTTCTCTCGGGGTAGCCCAGTCGCTTCCACAGCTTCATCGATGTTGAGACCTAGGTCGAATAACGCGTAAAGGGCTAGGTCAACCTCCTCGTAACTCATACCCAGCTCCTTTTCGGCAAGATGGCCAGGCCATAACCTAGGGCTGCTGGGCTTTAGTGCTATATTCTCTGGGATGCCAAGGTGTAATGCTAGCCTCCTTACTTGTGTCTTGTAGAGAGAGCCTATTGGCAGAAAGTCAACGGCACCATCACCATACTTGGTAAAGTAGCCTATGAGTATCTCGCTTCTGTCGCCAGTGCCTGCGACAAGTAAATTATGCATATTTGCATATAGATACAGTAGGGTCATGCGTACGCGTGCCCGAAGATTGCCCAGGCTCCTTCGATCAGGCTTGATATTGGCTTCTTCAACATAGCGTTCAATAATAGGTTTAATGTCTATAGTTCTGTGTTCAACGCCAAATATCTCTACAAGTTTCTTTGCATCCTCTACATCCTGGATCGGTGTAACATCGCTATCTGGCATTATAAGTGCAAGTACCCGCTCAGGGCCAAGAGCCTTTACCGAGAGAGCGAGCGTAGTCGCGGAGTCCACGCCTCCGCTAACACCTACAACGACCCCCTTAGCGCCTGCACTTTCAACAATACTCTGTATGAAAGCTGAGAGTGTTTCTGCAACTCCTCTATAGTCCAGGTTTACTATGTCTTCTAGAGAAACGCGTCTCCGGGTCATGTTGTGCACCCGAGCCTACAGTTACAAGCCGATGTTTTGTAGAGTTTTTACGCAAAACGTCTCGCAAAAAGAAGGTAACAGAGCAGATGCTTCTAGAGAGAAAGGGAGTATAGAAGCATCCTGGGAGCCCTTCTGAAGGGTGTCATAGGCATTGGAGAAGCTTCCACTGCTCGGCCTAGGCGAGGACATAACCTCCATCGATGTCGCTGTAATAGACATGAACTCTGAGGCCCTGGGCGTAAGCCGGCTCCAGCTAATGGAGAATGCTGGGCGAAGCATAGCAGAGGAAATAGCTAAACGAGTAGACAGGGGAGCGAGGATAGCAATCTTGGCAGGCCCAGGTGGAAATGGTGGTGATGGACTGGCTGCTGCCAGACACCTCGCCTTCAAGGGATATGTTGTTGACGTAATGTTACTTACTAGACCTGAAGATATTCGGAGCTCCGAAGCCCAGACAATGTACAAGGCCATAGAGTTTATGGACACCACTATAGAGCTAAGGATAGTCCGCAATCCTGGCACGCTAAACCTTCAAGGATACGATGTCATAGTAGATGCACTACTAGGCACAGGGCTTAGAGGAGCACCTAGGAGCCCCTACGCCGAAGCAATAGAAGCCATAAACAAGTCGAATGGATTAAAAGTAGCTGTTGATGTACCCTCCGGGCTCAATGCAGACACCGGTGAAGCCCCTGGCCCCTGTGTAAAGGCGGACGTAACAGTAACGTTTCACAAGCCTAAGCCAGGCCTGCTCAGACGCCCAGACATTGTTGGCGAACTGGTAGTAGCAAGCATAGGCGTGCCTCCGGAGGCAGAGATCTACGTAGGTCCAGGAGACGTAGTCTACCGTTTGCCCCGAAGATCCTGGCGGGTACACAAGGGTCAAGCCGGTAGAGTTCTGGTAATTGGTGGATCTGAGGACTACATAGGTGCACCAATAATATCAGCACTAGCTGCTCAACGGAGCGGGGTAGACCTGGTATACATAGCAGCACCGCGGAAAGTAATCGATGCGGCGGCTAGATACCCTACACTCATACCAGTAGAGCTAAAGGATAGTCCATGGCTACATCCAAGCCATGTCGAGAGGATACTCGAAATTGCAAAGCGTGCTGATGCCATAGTGATTGGTATGGGGCTAGGCTTGAAAGATGAAGTACAAGAGGCTGTTCATAGTCTCCTTGTGAACATACCCGAGAATAAACCAATAGTTATAGACGCTGACGCATTAAAGATGCTCCGAGACAAAAAAGAGCTAATCAGAAACAATATGGTACTAACGCCGCACGAAGCGGAATTCAGCACCCTCTTCGGCGTAAGGCCAGCACCAGTAGAAGACCTCCTCAGCAGGGCTATGACTGCTGCACAACAGGCGCAACAATACAGTAACGTAACTATACTTCTCAAAGGGCCCATAGATGTGATAACTGATGGAAAACGTATACGTTTCAACAAGACTGGGGCACCGGCAATGAGTACTGGTGGCACGGGAGATGCGCTCGCAGGAATCACAGCAGCACTACTGGCAAAGGGTGTCAAGCCCTTTGATGCAGCATGCATAGCCGCATACATTAACGGAGCAGCAGGAGCACTAGCATACAAAGAGTATGGTGA
The window above is part of the Pyrodictium delaneyi genome. Proteins encoded here:
- a CDS encoding NAD+ synthase, which translates into the protein MTRRRVSLEDIVNLDYRGVAETLSAFIQSIVESAGAKGVVVGVSGGVDSATTLALSVKALGPERVLALIMPDSDVTPIQDVEDAKKLVEIFGVEHRTIDIKPIIERYVEEANIKPDRRSLGNLRARVRMTLLYLYANMHNLLVAGTGDRSEILIGYFTKYGDGAVDFLPIGSLYKTQVRRLALHLGIPENIALKPSSPRLWPGHLAEKELGMSYEEVDLALYALFDLGLNIDEAVEATGLPREKVERVLMMHKASEHKRRMPPAPDPSDTVWRFKKS
- a CDS encoding bifunctional ADP-dependent NAD(P)H-hydrate dehydratase/NAD(P)H-hydrate epimerase, producing MEKLPLLGLGEDITSIDVAVIDMNSEALGVSRLQLMENAGRSIAEEIAKRVDRGARIAILAGPGGNGGDGLAAARHLAFKGYVVDVMLLTRPEDIRSSEAQTMYKAIEFMDTTIELRIVRNPGTLNLQGYDVIVDALLGTGLRGAPRSPYAEAIEAINKSNGLKVAVDVPSGLNADTGEAPGPCVKADVTVTFHKPKPGLLRRPDIVGELVVASIGVPPEAEIYVGPGDVVYRLPRRSWRVHKGQAGRVLVIGGSEDYIGAPIISALAAQRSGVDLVYIAAPRKVIDAAARYPTLIPVELKDSPWLHPSHVERILEIAKRADAIVIGMGLGLKDEVQEAVHSLLVNIPENKPIVIDADALKMLRDKKELIRNNMVLTPHEAEFSTLFGVRPAPVEDLLSRAMTAAQQAQQYSNVTILLKGPIDVITDGKRIRFNKTGAPAMSTGGTGDALAGITAALLAKGVKPFDAACIAAYINGAAGALAYKEYGESMTALDLVEKIHVVINDPLGTAETALLYKRLPIKRIVS